In Halopseudomonas nanhaiensis, a single window of DNA contains:
- a CDS encoding FxsA family protein: MIRLLLLAVPLIELAGLIILGQRIGVGYTLLWVLASGLLGVAVIQRHGWSTLQRLQERMAENRSPFGVLKSGMWGVVAGLLLMFPGVITDALAVVAFILALRHRGQAGPGEPGGPKVYRRGDNNVIEGEWESREQRDEPDSRIDKH; the protein is encoded by the coding sequence ATGATTCGACTTCTTCTACTTGCCGTCCCGCTGATCGAGCTGGCCGGACTGATAATCCTCGGCCAGCGCATAGGTGTTGGTTACACGCTGCTGTGGGTGCTGGCCAGCGGTTTGCTTGGCGTAGCAGTTATCCAGCGTCACGGCTGGAGCACCTTGCAGCGCCTGCAAGAGCGCATGGCGGAGAACCGCAGCCCCTTCGGCGTGCTCAAGTCAGGCATGTGGGGCGTGGTGGCCGGTCTGCTGCTGATGTTCCCCGGCGTTATCACCGATGCGCTCGCGGTCGTCGCCTTCATCCTCGCGCTGCGTCACCGCGGGCAGGCTGGCCCAGGTGAGCCGGGTGGCCCGAAGGTGTACCGCCGCGGTGACAACAATGTGATCGAAGGTGAGTGGGAGAGCCGCGAACAGCGCGACGAGCCCGACTCCCGGATCGACAAGCATTGA
- a CDS encoding co-chaperone GroES, which yields MKIRPLHDRVVVRRSEEETKTAGGIVLPGSAAEKPNTGVVIAVGTGRLLDNGDVRPLAVKEGEKVVFGPYSGSSTIKIDGEELLIMSESEIYGVLDN from the coding sequence ATGAAAATCCGTCCGTTACACGATCGCGTAGTCGTGCGTCGCAGCGAAGAAGAGACCAAGACCGCTGGCGGTATCGTTCTGCCCGGCTCTGCCGCAGAAAAGCCGAACACCGGCGTAGTAATCGCTGTAGGTACCGGGCGTCTGCTGGACAACGGTGATGTTCGTCCGCTGGCCGTCAAGGAAGGTGAGAAGGTGGTTTTCGGTCCCTATTCCGGTAGCAGTACCATCAAGATCGATGGCGAAGAGCTGCTGATCATGAGCGAGTCCGAAATCTACGGTGTGCTCGACAACTGA